The sequence below is a genomic window from Kitasatospora kifunensis.
GGGGCGATCAGCTCGGGCATCCCATCATGATGCCCGCCTGTCTGCCCTGACCCCAGCTGTTTTCGTCAGATCGCCGGTCTCGCTGCTGAAGCACGGTCTTCGGGATCTGCCGTGCGGAATGATGGTGGCGGGGATGGCTTGTTCGAGATCGCGCCGGTCGAGAGGAAGCAACCGACGTCTCGATCGGCGGCGGTGGACAAGCAGTTCCGGGCGTTCGACCCGCACCAGGTCCTGCTGCTGCCGCCGTCGCTGGACGACTGGCTTCCCGAGGGGCACCTGGCCCGGTTCGTCGCGGACCTGGTCGACCAGGCGCTCGACCTCTCGCCGCTCCTGGCCGACTACACCGAAAAGCGCGGCTACCCGCCCTACGACCCACGGCTGATAGTGCGCCTGCTGATCTACGGCTACACCACCGGTGTGCGTTCCTCCCGAGCGATCGAGCGCAAGTGCGTGGACGATGTCGCCTTCCGGTTCCTGGCCGCCGACCAGGCCCCGGACTACCGCTCGATCGCCCGGTTCCGCCGCCGCCACCTCGACGCCCTCGCCGGTCTGTTCCTGCAGTCCCTGCATCTCGCGCAGAAACTCGGCATGGTCAAGATGGGCCGCGTCGCCCTGGATGGCACGAAGCTGGAGGCGAATGCCTCCAAGCACAAGGCGATGAGCTACGGGCGCCTCGTCGACAAGGAGGAACGCGTCGAGGCCGAGGTCGCCGAGTTGGAGGCCAAGGCCCGCACCCTGCTCGCCGACGCCGAGGCCATCGACGCCGCCGAGGACGAGCGGTTCGGCCCTGATGGCAAGGAGGCCGACCTGCCCGCCGAGCTGGACCGCCGCGAGAAGCGCCTCGCGTGGTTGCAGGCCGCTCGCGCCCAGATCGAGGCTGAGGCCGCCGACAAGGCCCGCCGCCACGCTGAGGACAAGGAGCGCCGCCGCCAGGCACGTGCGGGCAGCAGCAACGAGCAGGCCGTCATCGACGCCGGCCAGAAGGCCGCCGCGAAGGCCCGCCCCAAGCCGAAGGGCCAAGCCAACTTCACCGACCCCGACTCTCGGATCATGAAGAACAGTGACGGCGCCTACATCCAGGCCTACAACGCCCAGGCCGTCGTGGACGAGGCCCACCAGATCCTCACCGCCGCCGACGTGACGACCAACGCATCCGACGCGCTGAACTACACCGCCATGCTCGACCAGTGCTCGCAGAACACCGGGACCCATCCCAAGCAGGCCCTCGTGGATGCCGGATACTGCTCCGAGACCAATCTCGAAGCCGCGAAAGACCGCCAACTGGCATGCGGCACCGACACGTTCATGGCCACCGGCCGCCTCGGCCACGACGAGCAGGTCCCACCAGCACCTCGCGGACGCATCCCCAAGAACGCCACACTCAAGGAGCGCATGGCCCGCAAACTGCGGACCAAGCCCGGCCGCAAGGCCTACAGCCGCCGCAAAGCCATCGTCGAACCCGTCTTCGGTCAGATCATGACCTGCCAGAACGGCCGCCAGCTCCTCCTACGCGGCGAAGACGGCGCTCGCGGCGAGTGGCGCCTGCTCGCCGCCTGCCGCAACCTCCGGAAGATCTTCCGACACGTCGGCACCGCCGGACTCGCCGCGGCGATCGCCTGACCGGCCTGCGCACCGACCCCCTTCAGGCCGTTTCCCGGACCGGCAGAACCCGGCCACCCGCGCGGCAGGCACAGGTCGGGCGACCACGATCACCCGGCTAGTCACCGGTTACTGGGACACGCTCCTAGCCGAGCCCTGGCCCGCCCGCCACGAGCCCCAGGCCCTGCCCCCGCTGCCGGGCGGCGAGGAGGACCAGCGGCGCAAGGAGGCCACTCGTCGGCGGCAGGTGGAGATGGAGCGCGCCGAGACCCGCGTCGACCTCCAGCGGCTCCGCGAGCAGGCAGAGCGCGAGTACGAGGCCGAGCGCGCCGCCGAACGCCAGCACCGCACCGACGAGCAGGTCGAGCGCGAACGCGCTGAGCGGGCCCGCACCGGAGTGGACATCGACCTGACGTGGTCCGCGGTGGCGGCCGGCCGCTGGACCGTGGCCGGTACCGGCCACGACCGCCGACTCGTCGTCACGCTGAACACCACCGACTTCGCCCACGACTCCTACGAGATCCGAGAGAACGGCCACTTCATCTCTCGCCACCGCTACGAGCACCAGGCCGACGCCGCCCTCCGGCAACTGCTCGCCGACGGCGTCGAGATCGGCGAGCGGGCACCAGAGCCCACCCCCTCCTCTTCGACCCATCCTGGTGCCCGCGGCTCCACCGGCCGATGGCGTCAGGCCCCACCCCCACCCATCCCAGAGAAGGAGAACACCCCTGACCATCCACCCCGACAACATCCTGCCCGACGGCCGCTGGAACGACCGGCTCTTCGAACTCGACTACGAAGGCCGCAGAGGCCACTACCGCGTCGTCCGGGGCCTGGGCGAACAGATCGGCACCGTGGAGAAGCACGGAGGCGTCTGGATGACCAAGGACACCTCCGGGGCCTGGGTCGGGGCAGCCGCTGGCCGCTTGGGCTACCTCAGCCGCCGGGTCGCGGCCATCGAACTGTCCATCGCCGTCCCGCTCCCGCCGCCGGAGGAAGAAGAGCAGTACCGGGTGGTCCCAGGCTTCACCCCCGGGTCCGACATGACTACGGCCATCGGGACACTGATCCGGCGGTTGAGAGAGGGGCTGGAACTCTCTCAGGCTCAACTCGCCGAGCGACTCAATGAGGAGTCGGGCTCCAACAAGATGACCCGCAATCAGGTCAGCCGGTGGGAGACCGGTTACAGGGGCCGTTCACCTGGGCCTTTCTGGCTACGCCACTTGGCTACCGTGTTGCAGGTCCCGCTACACGCGCTTGAGAGTGCCGACGTGGACAGAAGATCATTTCTTTCGAATGTGGCCGCCACCGCCATAGCTCCGGGCGTGGCCGCCGACCTGCTGCACCACGGCTTCGCCTCGGCGCTCCGCCGTGGCCCGTCCGTGGACGACTGGCAGGGCCGATTGCACACTTACGGCCAGGACTACATGTCTGCCGGAGCCGAGGAGATTCAACGTCGTCTATCCGGCGACTTAGTCGTGTTGCAGCAGCAACTGGACGGCCCCGGCATGTGGGACGTGGCCGCGAAGCTGGGCACCCTGTATGCCAAGACGTTCCCTGGTTCGGACGGAGCCCGCGCGGGGAACTGGTACTTGATGGCTGCTGAGGCCGCTGACCGCTCCGGCGACGTATCGTCGCGAGTGTGGGTGCGAGGCCGAGCGGCTATCGCGCTGGGGTACGAGGGTGCGTCGCTGGCACTGGCCGAGCGGTTCGCAGACCAGGCCTTGGCATTGTCGTCAAAGCCGTCTCTAGGGCGTCTCAATGCCCTGATGGGCAAGGCGCACGCCGCTGCCATCCGGGGCGATCGACGGGCTGCCCTGGCGCTCAATGACGACGGTTGGCGGACGTTCGAGCGGGTCGCTTCGCCAGCTAGTGAGCAGTCCGACTACGCCGTCCCCGAGTGGCGGATGAATGTGTTCTTCTCCCTGCTGCTGGCCCGCCTGGGAGAGGAGCGGCGTGCCGTGGACGCCCAGGACACGGCACGCCTTCTACTGCCCGCGTCGTTGCCCCGGTTCGCCACGCACCTTGAGATGCACCGGGGTCTGATGCTTGCACAGTCGGGAGACCTCACGGGTGGGGTGGCCTACGCCCGCACTGCACTAGAGGCTCTGCCGCCGGAGAAGCACAGCCTGACGCTCCGCCTACTGATGACAGAGGTCGAAGCAGTGGAGCCTCGCGGGTGACCGCATGGCTACCCCCCCGTGGCCACCTCCTGGTGCCCCCGCGTGCTTTGGTAGGACGCTCCTCTCCTGGCGGTCCGTCAGGAGAGGAGCGACGCAGTGGCGAAGACCATGGAGCAGTACCGCGCGGAGCAGCGCGCGAAGAAGCCCAGCAGTAATCCCCTGGACGACTACGACCCCACGGCGGTCGATCGCTACGCCAAGCACCTCGGGGCGGGGTCGGTGTACGTGCAGGTATGCGAGTGCCCTAAGCACAGGCGGTTGACCGATGGCGCTGCCTGAGGCCGCCGAGGCCGTCCCCGACTGCCCCGTGTGTGCTGACCTCGACGCCGAGTACGAGGAGTACCGCCGGGTCGAGGTGGCCCCGGGCCGCTTCGCTGCCGACCACACGGCCCTGACCGATGTGAGGGTGAAGCGTCGCCAGCACTGGGCCTCGGGTGCCTGTGCACGTTCCCGGGAGACCACGTGACCGCCGAACGGCCCGGGGTCGGCCACTGGGAAGCTCACCCGCCGCATGAGGCAGTTCCCGAGCGCCCGGCTGGGGTCACGGTGAACGGCTGCCGCACGTGCCAGTACTTGGACGCTGTGGCCTCCCGGTACGCAGGTAACACGGCGCAGATGGCTTCGGTCGGGCGGCTACGCGCCGCTCACGAGTCCGAGTGCGAGCACCCGCGAGGGGGCGGGACGTGAACAGTGAAGCGGCGTGGGGCGAGCCGCCCGAAGGCCCCGAGTCGCCCCCGGCCTGCTGACAGGCCCACAGAGTCACCCCCGCCGGCAGGGTCGACGGATTCGAGACCTACGTCATCCGGCCGCCTGCGGCCCCTGTCCCACCTACTGGCTTGAGGGCAGCCCCCGGGAAGTGAGAAACACCATGGAACGGCTCTTCCTTGTCGCGGCGTTGACCCCTGAAGTACTCGTGGAGCCGAGACGCGCCCGTGCCGAGACGCGCCCGACCCGAGTCGCGTCGAGCCGTCAGGACGTTGCCCCCGGGCGCCGGTCGGCCGGTCGGCGCGGGGGGATCGGCGCGGCCGGGAAGTCCCGCGGGCCGGTCCACAGCGCGGGCACCGCGTCCGAGCGGCGCGCGAGCTCGTAGGCGATCGCCTCGTAGTTGACCCGCCAGCCGTGGAAGTGCGGCCAAGCCAGTATCGTCGGCCGTTCGGCGGTGAAGCCGGAGGCGGTGATCATGGTCACCGCCGCGTCGAACTCGGCGTAGCTGATCCGGATAGGGCCGTTCGGCTCAGGGTCGGGGTCGTAGTCGATCCGCACTACCCGGGCGATATCGCGCAGCGCCGTGAAGCCGGCCCGCAGCACCAGCCGGGCCTCGGGCGGTGCGCTGCGCGGACTGACCGCCAGCTGGATCGCGGCGGCGTCCATCACCGCGATCAGTGCGACGATCCAGCTTCGGTGCGCCTGCGGTGAACGGAAGGAGATGAGCACCGGATAGTTGGAGTGGCTCTCGCCCAGCTCGGCGGCGAGTCGCTCCCAGTCCCGGTAGAGCTGCGGCAGCGCCGTCTCGGTGTCCACCAGGGACTGCCGCGCCAGCAGTTCGGGCCCCCAGGCCGGTTCGCCCGCCCGGGACTGCAGCAGCGTCACCTCGACCTCGCGGCGGTTGTACGAGCTGTACAGCGTGGGCAGGTAGGCGATCTGCAGCGCGATCACCACCGGTCCGCTGGCGGCGGCCAGGAAGTCCAGCACCGAGAGTCGCAGCCGGTCGCCGCTGGCGAAGCCGAGGGTGAAGAGGCTGGAGCCGGCCTCCCGTGCGGAGACGCCCCAGCTGAGCCCCGAGTCGGCGTACGTCAGCAGGGTGAACGAAACCAGCAGCGCCAGGAGCCAGCAGAAGAGCATGCCGACCAGGATCAACGGCGCCAGCCAGGCCTGCGCACGGTCGTGCGCCCGGTAGTTCCGGAACGGGGCGGCGCAGGCGTGCAGCACGGCGCGCAGCGATCGCCACAGGCGCATGACCAGCGAGGAGTAGAGCCCGCGCGGCACCACCAGGGTGCGCAGGATACTGGCGAGAGTGAGCGCGAGCAGCAGGACACCGGTCAGCGCGGAGATCAACCTCATGGCGGCTATTCTCGATCATCAGCGGCGAGTATGCCGGAGCGGCTCGATGGGTGGGCAGGTGCCGCCCAGTCACCGAGCCGCTCACCGCTTGCCGGTGGCGCTCTCCAATACCCCGCCGGCAACGCCGGAGCGAGTCTCCCAGGGACGTCAGTTCTGCTGGGACAGTTGGGTGAAACGCTCCAGGCTCTGCTGGTAGGCCACCGGCGTGACGTGCATCGGGCCGGTGTAGGGATGCGTCATGTGCAGCACCAGGTAGATGCCGAAGCCAACCACCGCGCCGACCAGGCCGAGCGCGATCGCCTCGCGGTGGTGGAAGGTCAGTCCGGCGATCGGCGCGTATAGCAGCACCAGCAGGCCGGTGCCGATCAGTGCCGGGTAGAGCGGGGCGGGCAGGCTCAGTGAGGCGTCCGCCAGGCGGATCTGGCGCTTGGTGTAGATGTCGTCCAAGTCACTGAGTTCGGTAGTCCGTTGAGGCGAGTCGGGCAGTGCCTCGACGTGTTCGCGGACGGTGTCCAGGCCGGTCCAGGTGCCCGGGTCGGCGCCACCGTGGGTCATCGCCTTGAAGTCCGGGCCGATCACGTCGGTGACGTAGGTCCGCAGCAGCGGGCGGGTGCTCGCATCGGCGTCCGTGTAGGCGGCGTTGAGTGCGCGGGCCTCGTCCCAGGTGTGTCCGCGTGCGGTGTTCAGGTTGGACCAGGAGCCGGCGATCAGGAAGGCGGCGACCAGGATGAAGGATGAGAGCGACGCCGAGCCCAGGAAGCCGAGCGCGCCGCCGGAGAAGGCGCCTTCACGAGAGCGTGCGGTGCGGCCGAAGGCGGCCAGGATACCCACGGCCACAGCGGCGCCGAGGACTACGGCGAGGATGATTCCCAGGCTCAACGACGTCTCCCAGTGGTGTGGTTGATGAAGGTGGCGGCCGCGGCGAGGACGGCCGGGATGGTGATGGCGACCAGGGTGAAGGCGCTCTGCGGGGCTGCCGGCAGGGCGAGACCGTTGTCCGGTGGTCGGGTCGGCACGGCGGTGCTCGCGTGCACCTGGCTGGGCGGTGGCGGGGCCGGCAGGACTGGGGTGGGCCGGGGTGGGGGCGGCGACGCCGCAGGTGTGGCGTGCGCAACTGCCCTGGGAGCGGCGGGCTTTGGGGGTGGCGGTTGAGCTGGGGGAGGGGCAGTGGGGTGGGTGATCGGGGCCGCCAGCGTGAGAGTGGGGTGGGGAGAGGGCGGCGCGGGCGGTTTCGGCACCGGTGGTGGCGCGGGTGGCGTCGGCAGTGCGGGCGGGGGCGGTGGTGTGGGAGGGGGCGGCGGGGTTGGTGGCTCGGGTGGGCACGGGTGCGGCGGCGGTGGTGGGATGGGCGGGCACGGGGGCAGCGGATACGGGAACACGGGTGGTTCGTGGGGTGGGCGGTCGTGCTCCGGGCGGTCGTGCTCCGGGCGTTCGGGAAGCGACTGACCGTGCAGTGCCTGACCGTGCAGTGCCTGGCCGTGAAGAGGCTGACCGTGAAGCGCCTGGTCATGAGGTGGTTGGTCGGGGTGCCGGTGGAGGTCGTGCGAGCGGTCGTGGTGCTCCGGCTGCGGAGGCGCGGGCGGCGGCGAGGGCTCGCACCGCTCGGGGGTGTGCTGATCGCCCGGCCTCAGCGGGCCGTCATCATCGCCTTGCATGCCCAGGACGATAATCAGGCGTGAATAGGCCAGAGTATTGAATTGCGCCCTTTCCCACGGAATTGACCCTTGCGGGGGGCGAAGAGTCGCCACACCGTACGTGCGGCGAACTCATGTTCCGTCGAAATGAGGCCTGGCGCGGGTCCGGCTGGGATCAGCCGGCCAGGTACCGGCGGAGCAGGCACTTGCACTCGGCGATCAGCGCGGGGTCGCCGTCCCGGTCGTACTGGAAAGCGAGTTTGAGCACCGCGTCCGCGCATTCGAGTGCCACTCGCAGGGCCAGCGGGCCCGGGCCCTGGCCGTCGCCGGACAGTTGCTCGAAGGTGAGCCGGTGCAGCAGCTGGGCCACCGCGCTGTTGTTGTCGAGCGTGCCGTCGAGCAGGTGTTCCACGTCGTCCAGGGCCGGCGGGGTAGGGCCGGCCAGGCCGAAGTCGAGCGCGCCGAAGCCCGGCACCGCGCGCTTCATCGCGACGAACTCCTCGACCGCCAGGTCGACGAACCCGCCGATGTCCTGCGGGGATTCGGCTGCCAGTCGCCGGGTCAGCCGGTCGAGGTAGCGCCGCAGGTTGCGTCGGGCGAGTGCGGCCAGCAGGCTCTGCTTGCCGGTGAAGAACTGGTAGAGCGTACCGATCGGAACCTGGGCGCGGGCGGCGATCTCCTTGGTGGTGAGTGCGGCCGCGCCCACCTCGTCGAGCAACTCCGCACAGGCGTCCAGAATCCGTTCCAGACGTTCCTGGCTGCGCTGTTGGACGGGCTTGCGGCGCAACTCGGGGTCGGTCGCATCGAGTAGTGCGCTGGTGCCGGCCCCGGCCGTGCTCCCCGCCCTGGCCGCCGTCGCGGCGGTTGAGCTCGTTGCCGCGGCTGTCGTTGCCGTCGTCGCTCCAACTGCCGTACTGGAAGGGTTGACAGTGGTCGACGTCCCGTTCGCCTGACCCGTCCGGCTCTTCGGGTTCCGCTCGTTCATGCGCTGTCCTGCTCCCGTCCTCACCGCGTGCATCTACCACTGTGCCGCATCTGGCGTGTGCTAGGCCAATCGCTGTCATGAGTATGACTCATGTTGGTCACCTCGGCGGTTACGTCACCGTACTGCGCGATCAGGGACCCAAGTTCGTTACCAGCCTCGTCGCAACCCGGGAGCGCTGCGATCAGCCCTCGGGCTCAATCACTGTCCCACATCTGGTATTTGAGTGGCGGGCAACTAACATGAGGAGTACTCATATTCATCAGAGGGGGTTGGAATGCGGGACCGACGCGACCTGCCGAAGGACTTCTCCTGGGGTGTCTCCACGGCCGCCTACCAGGTCGAGGGTGCGGTGGGGGAGGACGGGCGCGGACCCTCGATCTGGGACGAGTTCGTCGCTCGCCCCGGGGCCGTGCGCGACGGCCACACCGGCGAGTTCGCCTGTGACCACTACCATCGCTATGCCGAGGACGTGGCGCTGATGCGCGGCCTCGGTCTGGACGGCTACCGCTTCTCGATTGCCTGGCCCAGGATCCAGCCCGCCGGCAGCGGGCCGGCCAATCCGGCCGGACTCGATTTCTACGAGCGGCTCGTGGATGCGCTGC
It includes:
- a CDS encoding bestrophin-like domain encodes the protein MSLGIILAVVLGAAVAVGILAAFGRTARSREGAFSGGALGFLGSASLSSFILVAAFLIAGSWSNLNTARGHTWDEARALNAAYTDADASTRPLLRTYVTDVIGPDFKAMTHGGADPGTWTGLDTVREHVEALPDSPQRTTELSDLDDIYTKRQIRLADASLSLPAPLYPALIGTGLLVLLYAPIAGLTFHHREAIALGLVGAVVGFGIYLVLHMTHPYTGPMHVTPVAYQQSLERFTQLSQQN
- a CDS encoding helix-turn-helix domain-containing protein, which translates into the protein MPAAPPADGVRPHPHPSQRRRTPLTIHPDNILPDGRWNDRLFELDYEGRRGHYRVVRGLGEQIGTVEKHGGVWMTKDTSGAWVGAAAGRLGYLSRRVAAIELSIAVPLPPPEEEEQYRVVPGFTPGSDMTTAIGTLIRRLREGLELSQAQLAERLNEESGSNKMTRNQVSRWETGYRGRSPGPFWLRHLATVLQVPLHALESADVDRRSFLSNVAATAIAPGVAADLLHHGFASALRRGPSVDDWQGRLHTYGQDYMSAGAEEIQRRLSGDLVVLQQQLDGPGMWDVAAKLGTLYAKTFPGSDGARAGNWYLMAAEAADRSGDVSSRVWVRGRAAIALGYEGASLALAERFADQALALSSKPSLGRLNALMGKAHAAAIRGDRRAALALNDDGWRTFERVASPASEQSDYAVPEWRMNVFFSLLLARLGEERRAVDAQDTARLLLPASLPRFATHLEMHRGLMLAQSGDLTGGVAYARTALEALPPEKHSLTLRLLMTEVEAVEPRG
- a CDS encoding IS1182 family transposase, whose translation is MDKQFRAFDPHQVLLLPPSLDDWLPEGHLARFVADLVDQALDLSPLLADYTEKRGYPPYDPRLIVRLLIYGYTTGVRSSRAIERKCVDDVAFRFLAADQAPDYRSIARFRRRHLDALAGLFLQSLHLAQKLGMVKMGRVALDGTKLEANASKHKAMSYGRLVDKEERVEAEVAELEAKARTLLADAEAIDAAEDERFGPDGKEADLPAELDRREKRLAWLQAARAQIEAEAADKARRHAEDKERRRQARAGSSNEQAVIDAGQKAAAKARPKPKGQANFTDPDSRIMKNSDGAYIQAYNAQAVVDEAHQILTAADVTTNASDALNYTAMLDQCSQNTGTHPKQALVDAGYCSETNLEAAKDRQLACGTDTFMATGRLGHDEQVPPAPRGRIPKNATLKERMARKLRTKPGRKAYSRRKAIVEPVFGQIMTCQNGRQLLLRGEDGARGEWRLLAACRNLRKIFRHVGTAGLAAAIA
- a CDS encoding TetR family transcriptional regulator, translating into MNERNPKSRTGQANGTSTTVNPSSTAVGATTATTAAATSSTAATAARAGSTAGAGTSALLDATDPELRRKPVQQRSQERLERILDACAELLDEVGAAALTTKEIAARAQVPIGTLYQFFTGKQSLLAALARRNLRRYLDRLTRRLAAESPQDIGGFVDLAVEEFVAMKRAVPGFGALDFGLAGPTPPALDDVEHLLDGTLDNNSAVAQLLHRLTFEQLSGDGQGPGPLALRVALECADAVLKLAFQYDRDGDPALIAECKCLLRRYLAG